One segment of Pyrococcus sp. ST04 DNA contains the following:
- a CDS encoding methionine synthase yields MELPILPTSVIGSYPKPRWLLRMYRLRELGKIPEEDFIEAVKDASVAVLREHERAGIDIPWEGEMWRTEMTEHFTSKIKGFRFYGPVRVWGNAYFNKAAAVDKLEYKEPLVLEEFLWAKENTSREIIKVPITGPYTIAEWSFNEYYPDKESFVMDLAKIINKELKTLEDNGAKFIQLDEPAMLNHPNEVPLAVDAINRAVKGIKIKVGLHVCYSNYYLLADYFDDIRVTQFALEFANRQFRDMDFVKKLSGKELGYGVVDVHNPRVESVSEIVRAIKKIFNYLEPEWVYINPDCGLKLLDRKIAYQKMANMVQAVKIVRKELEKEGKTTTEFRTLKDI; encoded by the coding sequence ATGGAGCTTCCAATTCTCCCCACTAGCGTTATAGGCAGTTATCCCAAGCCTAGATGGCTGTTAAGAATGTATAGGCTCAGAGAGCTTGGAAAAATACCAGAAGAAGACTTTATAGAAGCCGTTAAGGATGCAAGCGTTGCCGTTCTCAGAGAACATGAGAGGGCAGGAATTGACATACCCTGGGAAGGAGAAATGTGGAGAACAGAAATGACTGAACACTTTACCTCGAAAATAAAGGGCTTTAGATTCTACGGACCCGTAAGGGTCTGGGGAAACGCGTACTTTAACAAAGCAGCTGCCGTTGACAAGCTTGAATATAAAGAACCCCTCGTTCTTGAGGAGTTTTTATGGGCCAAGGAGAATACTAGTAGAGAAATTATAAAAGTTCCAATTACTGGACCTTATACGATAGCGGAGTGGAGCTTTAACGAATATTATCCAGATAAAGAGAGCTTCGTCATGGATCTTGCAAAGATAATAAACAAAGAGCTGAAGACACTAGAAGACAATGGGGCAAAGTTCATACAGCTCGATGAACCTGCAATGTTAAATCATCCAAATGAGGTTCCACTGGCAGTAGATGCAATAAACAGGGCAGTTAAAGGAATCAAGATAAAAGTTGGCCTTCACGTGTGCTACTCAAATTACTACCTTCTTGCTGACTACTTTGATGATATAAGGGTCACACAGTTCGCCTTAGAATTTGCAAACAGGCAGTTTAGAGACATGGATTTTGTTAAAAAGCTGTCTGGAAAAGAACTTGGATATGGAGTTGTAGATGTTCACAATCCAAGGGTAGAGAGCGTTAGCGAAATAGTCAGGGCAATAAAGAAGATATTTAACTACCTAGAACCAGAATGGGTTTACATAAACCCTGACTGTGGATTAAAGCTCCTAGACAGAAAGATAGCATACCAAAAAATGGCTAACATGGTTCAGGCAGTTAAAATAGTTAGAAAAGAACTGGAAAAAGAAGGAAAGACAACTACCGAATTTAGAACACTGAAGGACATCTAG